A stretch of the Aggregicoccus sp. 17bor-14 genome encodes the following:
- a CDS encoding chemotaxis protein CheC: protein MTPSTPIPPGTPPGAELLEPQRDALREVANIGCGHAANALARLMGGRPVQLSVPRVESIDFSAGAADLTRMLGGAGVSVLGAQLGVEGELNGSLLMLLPTRDGEALGQLLMGGTPASAEDTRSALSETANILASACLSAIGTLTGWRLLPSVPHLTEGPAGDVVAEALSGMEGASARLVVLEARFSAPQVSGQLLLLLEPRASRELLQRLGVS, encoded by the coding sequence ATGACCCCCTCCACCCCCATTCCCCCGGGCACGCCCCCGGGCGCCGAGCTGCTCGAGCCCCAGCGCGATGCGCTGCGCGAGGTGGCGAACATCGGCTGCGGCCACGCGGCCAACGCGCTCGCGCGGCTGATGGGCGGGCGGCCCGTGCAGCTCAGCGTGCCGCGGGTGGAGTCCATCGACTTCTCGGCCGGGGCCGCGGACCTCACCCGGATGCTGGGCGGCGCGGGCGTGAGCGTGCTGGGCGCGCAGCTGGGCGTGGAGGGCGAGCTCAACGGCAGCCTCCTCATGCTCCTGCCCACCCGCGACGGCGAGGCGCTGGGCCAGCTGCTGATGGGCGGCACGCCCGCGAGCGCCGAGGACACCCGCAGCGCGCTGAGCGAGACGGCGAACATCCTCGCGAGCGCGTGCCTCTCGGCCATCGGCACCCTCACCGGCTGGCGGCTGCTGCCCAGCGTGCCCCACCTCACCGAGGGGCCCGCCGGGGACGTGGTGGCCGAGGCCCTCAGCGGCATGGAGGGGGCGAGCGCGCGCCTGGTGGTGCTCGAGGCCCGCTTCAGCGCCCCGCAGGTCTCCGGGCAGCTGCTGCTCCTGCTCGAGCCGCGCGCCTCGCGCGAGCTGCTGCAGCGGCTCGGCGTATCCTGA
- a CDS encoding chemotaxis protein CheW — protein MDMSRYLGLFVTEASEHLEGLGRDLVELEKSGGPGAQGAPTPGALIDSMFRHAHSVKGMASSMGFEPIAVLAHRSEDLVEAVRQDAGRLDRELVDLLLAATDTMLAQVRAVAEARPADEASALLAQLTARVSAITGQQVAPTRVAKTRVSVDAPAAAPAAAAPAPAAPAATAAPLPPRSDAALGLPPRFSVRLRIAPSCQVPGVRAFLVHKRLSGLGNIFDLRPALDDLKAGRIPEGLIQLELETGAGEDGVRAALRTVSEVEILSLKPGGASAPPPAPPAAAPAVRAAANPAAPSAAPASGEAARAAAASASGVVGGEGSARTVRVRTELLDYFLDTVGELLLATARLREVGKTLPENVRPPMEEGVYRLHALVKDLHDKVMTARMTPLSVITDRLPRAARDIARRKEREVDLVISGAEIELDRAILDDLADPLLHLLRNCIDHGLESPEERVAAKKPPKGRVLVSVRRQRDRVVVELEDDGRGMNAEKLKAAALARGLITQETASRMSDREAFLLACAPGVSTAKDITDISGRGVGMDAVKRAVENVGGTLEIESEAGRGTRFTLKLPLTVAVVQLLLVGVGEEVFGLPIAKVLGATEADGDALSRSRETPLLPHGNALLPVHFLETLVGVPGAAGRVRPFVVMESDTGRLALAVDRLLGQEEVVLKALSRPLDLLPGLSGVTILGTGRPVFILDVPRLLSA, from the coding sequence ATGGACATGTCCCGCTACCTCGGTCTCTTCGTCACCGAGGCGAGCGAGCACCTCGAGGGCCTGGGCCGCGACCTGGTCGAGCTCGAGAAGAGCGGCGGCCCGGGGGCGCAGGGTGCTCCGACTCCCGGGGCTCTGATCGACTCGATGTTCCGCCACGCCCACTCGGTGAAGGGCATGGCCAGCAGCATGGGCTTCGAGCCCATCGCCGTGCTCGCCCACCGCTCCGAGGACCTGGTGGAGGCGGTGCGCCAGGACGCCGGGCGCCTGGACCGCGAGCTGGTGGACCTGCTGCTCGCCGCCACCGACACGATGCTCGCGCAGGTGCGCGCCGTCGCGGAGGCCCGGCCCGCGGACGAGGCCTCGGCGCTGCTCGCGCAGCTCACCGCGCGCGTCTCCGCCATCACCGGCCAGCAGGTGGCCCCCACGCGCGTCGCCAAGACGCGCGTGAGCGTGGACGCGCCCGCAGCGGCTCCCGCGGCCGCGGCGCCCGCTCCTGCGGCGCCGGCCGCGACCGCAGCGCCCCTGCCGCCGCGCTCGGACGCCGCGCTGGGGCTGCCGCCGCGCTTCTCGGTGCGGCTGCGCATCGCGCCCAGCTGCCAGGTGCCCGGGGTGCGCGCCTTCCTCGTGCACAAGCGGCTCAGCGGCCTGGGCAACATCTTCGACCTGCGCCCCGCGCTCGACGACCTCAAGGCGGGCCGCATCCCGGAGGGGCTCATCCAGCTCGAGCTGGAGACGGGCGCCGGCGAGGACGGCGTGCGCGCCGCGCTGCGCACGGTGTCCGAGGTGGAGATCCTCTCGCTCAAGCCCGGAGGCGCGAGCGCGCCTCCTCCTGCGCCCCCTGCGGCCGCGCCCGCTGTCCGGGCCGCCGCGAACCCCGCCGCGCCCAGCGCCGCGCCCGCGTCCGGCGAGGCCGCGCGGGCGGCTGCGGCCAGCGCCTCGGGGGTCGTCGGCGGCGAGGGCAGCGCGCGCACCGTGCGCGTGCGCACCGAGCTGCTGGACTACTTCCTGGACACCGTGGGTGAGCTCCTGCTCGCCACCGCGCGCCTGCGCGAGGTGGGCAAGACGCTGCCGGAGAACGTGCGCCCGCCGATGGAGGAGGGCGTCTACCGGCTGCACGCGCTGGTGAAGGACCTGCACGACAAGGTGATGACGGCGCGCATGACGCCGCTCTCGGTCATCACCGACCGGCTCCCCCGCGCCGCGCGCGACATCGCCCGGCGCAAGGAGCGCGAGGTGGACCTGGTCATCAGCGGCGCGGAGATCGAGCTGGACCGCGCCATCCTGGACGACCTCGCGGACCCGCTGCTGCACCTGCTGCGCAACTGCATCGACCACGGCCTGGAGAGCCCCGAGGAGCGCGTGGCGGCGAAGAAGCCCCCCAAGGGCCGGGTGCTCGTCTCGGTGCGCCGCCAGCGCGACCGCGTGGTGGTGGAGCTGGAGGACGACGGGCGGGGCATGAACGCCGAGAAGCTCAAGGCGGCGGCGCTCGCGCGCGGGCTCATCACCCAGGAGACCGCGAGCCGGATGAGCGACCGCGAGGCCTTCCTGCTCGCGTGCGCCCCGGGCGTCTCCACCGCGAAGGACATCACGGACATCTCCGGGCGCGGCGTGGGCATGGACGCGGTGAAGCGCGCCGTGGAGAACGTGGGCGGCACCCTGGAGATCGAGAGCGAGGCCGGGCGCGGCACCCGCTTCACCCTCAAGCTGCCGCTCACGGTCGCCGTGGTGCAGCTGCTGCTGGTGGGGGTGGGCGAGGAGGTGTTCGGCCTGCCCATCGCCAAGGTGCTCGGCGCCACCGAGGCGGACGGGGACGCGCTCTCCCGCAGCCGCGAGACGCCCCTGCTGCCCCACGGCAACGCGCTGCTGCCGGTGCACTTCCTGGAGACCCTGGTGGGGGTGCCCGGGGCGGCGGGCCGGGTGCGCCCCTTCGTGGTGATGGAGTCGGACACCGGACGGCTCGCGCTCGCGGTAGACCGGCTGCTCGGCCAGGAGGAAGTCGTGCTCAAGGCACTGAGCCGGCCCCTGGATTTGCTCCCGGGCCTTTCTGGCGTCACCATCCTGGGGACTGGGCGTCCGGTCTTCATTCTGGACGTGCCGAGGCTCCTGAGCGCATGA
- the larB gene encoding nickel pincer cofactor biosynthesis protein LarB produces MDEKTLTQLLSQVKGGKVSVDEAVGRLKDLPFAQLGYATVDTHRSLRFGVPEVVLGGPKTVEQLLGIVGVLVERKQTVLVTRLQPEKAEALLERFPKAKYHEVAKLFHLPQGKPKAGIVAVVSAGTSDLPVAEEAALTAEAMGATVRRVYDVGVAGIHRLLARREEIQGAHAAVVVAGMEGALASAAGGLVGIPVVAVPTSVGYGASFGGVSALLAMVNSCASNVATMNIDNGFGGGFYAALISRTKGRR; encoded by the coding sequence ATGGACGAGAAGACCCTCACGCAGCTGCTCTCCCAGGTGAAGGGGGGCAAGGTTTCCGTGGACGAGGCCGTGGGCCGGCTCAAGGACCTGCCCTTCGCGCAGCTCGGCTACGCCACCGTGGACACGCACCGCTCGCTGCGCTTCGGCGTGCCCGAGGTGGTGCTGGGCGGCCCCAAGACGGTGGAGCAGCTGCTCGGCATCGTGGGTGTGCTGGTGGAGCGCAAGCAGACGGTGCTGGTGACGCGCCTGCAGCCGGAGAAGGCCGAGGCGCTGCTCGAGCGCTTCCCGAAGGCGAAGTACCATGAGGTGGCGAAGCTCTTCCACCTGCCGCAGGGCAAGCCCAAGGCGGGCATCGTGGCGGTGGTGAGCGCGGGCACCAGCGACCTGCCGGTGGCCGAGGAGGCGGCGCTCACGGCGGAGGCCATGGGCGCGACGGTGCGGCGCGTGTACGACGTGGGCGTGGCCGGCATCCACCGGCTGCTCGCGCGGCGCGAGGAGATCCAGGGCGCGCACGCGGCCGTGGTGGTGGCGGGCATGGAGGGCGCGCTCGCGAGCGCGGCGGGAGGCCTGGTGGGCATCCCGGTCGTCGCGGTGCCCACCAGCGTGGGCTACGGGGCGAGCTTCGGCGGCGTCTCGGCGCTGCTCGCGATGGTGAACTCCTGCGCCTCGAACGTGGCCACCATGAACATCGACAACGGCTTCGGCGGCGGCTTCTACGCCGCGCTCATCAGCCGCACCAAGGGCCGCCGGTAG
- the larC gene encoding nickel pincer cofactor biosynthesis protein LarC, which yields MRKILYLEPVGGIAGDMFLAAGVDLGLSPDAIAHALSGLQVPGWKLSVSRAVRHAISGTHLDVVLDEREAHPHRAYADIRQLIEAAPTLSPRVKERALAVFRAIGEAEAKVHGVSVEEIHFHEVGAVDSIVDICGAAVVLELLGDPEVHAAPPPLGSGSIRVAHGMMPIPVPATLELLRDVPVRFEGVGELTTPTGAALLKVLAHIGTPPNFIVERVGYGVGTKDFKDRPNVLRASLGHAEEKAQGGLWELQANLDDATPQLLGYLVERLMAAGALDAWVLPAVMKKGRPGHLLGVLCEGGRRESLLDLLVRESPTLGVRSHPVERLALERDWVQVQTPWGAVRVKRGLRAGQVLNAHPEFEDCRALAEGAGVPLKDVMAAALRALPQG from the coding sequence ATGCGAAAAATCCTCTACCTCGAGCCCGTGGGCGGCATCGCGGGCGACATGTTCCTGGCCGCGGGCGTCGACCTCGGCCTCTCGCCGGATGCGATCGCGCACGCGCTGAGTGGCCTGCAGGTCCCGGGCTGGAAGCTCTCGGTGAGTCGCGCGGTGCGCCACGCCATCAGCGGCACACACCTGGACGTGGTGCTGGACGAGCGCGAGGCCCACCCGCACCGCGCCTACGCGGACATCCGCCAGCTCATCGAGGCGGCCCCCACGCTGAGCCCGCGGGTGAAAGAGCGCGCGCTCGCGGTGTTCCGGGCCATCGGCGAGGCGGAGGCGAAGGTGCACGGCGTCTCGGTGGAGGAGATCCACTTCCACGAGGTGGGGGCCGTGGACTCCATCGTGGACATCTGCGGCGCGGCCGTGGTGCTGGAGCTGCTCGGAGACCCCGAGGTGCACGCGGCGCCGCCGCCCCTGGGCTCGGGCAGCATCCGGGTGGCGCACGGGATGATGCCCATCCCCGTGCCCGCCACGCTGGAGCTGCTGCGCGACGTGCCGGTGCGCTTCGAGGGCGTGGGCGAGCTGACCACGCCCACGGGCGCGGCGCTGCTCAAGGTGCTCGCGCACATCGGCACGCCGCCGAACTTCATCGTCGAGCGCGTGGGCTACGGGGTGGGGACGAAGGACTTCAAGGACCGCCCCAACGTGCTGCGCGCGAGCCTCGGCCACGCAGAGGAGAAGGCGCAGGGCGGCCTCTGGGAGCTGCAGGCGAACCTGGACGACGCGACGCCGCAGCTGCTCGGCTACCTCGTGGAGCGGCTGATGGCCGCCGGGGCGCTGGATGCGTGGGTGCTGCCGGCGGTGATGAAGAAGGGGCGCCCCGGGCACCTGCTGGGCGTGCTGTGCGAGGGCGGCAGGCGCGAGAGCCTGCTGGACCTGCTCGTGCGCGAGAGCCCCACGCTGGGCGTGCGCTCGCACCCGGTGGAGCGGCTCGCGCTCGAGCGCGACTGGGTGCAGGTGCAGACGCCGTGGGGCGCGGTGCGCGTGAAGCGCGGCCTGCGCGCGGGCCAGGTGCTCAACGCGCACCCCGAGTTCGAGGACTGCCGCGCGCTCGCGGAAGGTGCGGGCGTGCCGCTCAAGGACGTGATGGCCGCGGCCCTGCGCGCGCTGCCGCAGGGCTAG